In a genomic window of Narcine bancroftii isolate sNarBan1 chromosome 7, sNarBan1.hap1, whole genome shotgun sequence:
- the LOC138739785 gene encoding claudin-14-like: MANMGVQITGFSLGLLSLFGTLIATLLPHWRRTAHVGADIITAMEFMKGLWMECVWQSTGIYQCQVHRSQLALPADLQAARALMVISCLLSTLATCLSVVGMKCTVCFKETSSKDHIAISGGACYILAGIMCLIPVSWSTNDLIRDFYNPVLPTGTKYEMGEALYIGFVSTGMALIGGGLLCLPCPQQGNNGPFHPQASFLQTAPQYTMPSVYKGNCSTSQTSATNNDYRLHDYV; the protein is encoded by the coding sequence ATGGCTAACATGGGAGTTCAGATCACCGGCTTTTCTCTCGGCCTCCTCAGCCTATTTGGAACATTGATCGCCACCCTGTTGCCACACTGGCGCAGAACAGCGCATGTGGGCGCTGATATCATCACTGCCATGGAGTTCATGAAAGGACTTTGGATGGAATGCGTCTGGCAAAGCACAGGTATTTACCAATGTCAAGTCCATCGCTCGCAGCTGGCGTTGCCCGCAGATCTTCAGGCTGCTCGCGCCTTGATGGTAATTTCCTGCTTGCTTTCCACACTGGCCACTTGCCTATCAGTGGTGGGAATGAAATGCACAGTGTGCTTCAAAGAAACCTCATCCAAGGATCACATTGCCATCTCAGGAGGAGCCTGTTACATCCTTGCTGGAATCATGTGTCTCATTCCAGTGTCCTGGTCAACCAATGACCTAATCCGTGATTTCTACAACCCAGTATTACCAACTGGAACCAAATATGAAATGGGGGAGGCTCTCTACATTGGTTTTGTATCAACAGGCATGGCTCTCATTGGAGGGGGCCTCCTATGTCTTCCTTGTCCTCAACAAGGGAATAATGGGCCTTTCCATCCACAAGCTTCATTCTTACAGACTGCACCTCAGTACACAATGCCTTCTGTTTATAAGGGCAACTGCTCAACTTCACAAACATCTGCTACGAATAATGATTACCGTTTACATGACTATGTGTGA